A DNA window from Limanda limanda chromosome 6, fLimLim1.1, whole genome shotgun sequence contains the following coding sequences:
- the srsf1a gene encoding serine/arginine-rich splicing factor 1A: MAGVVRGPAGNNDCRIYVGNLPPDIRTKDVEDVFYKYGTIRDIDLKNRRGGPPFAFIEFEDPRDADDAVYGRDGYDYDGYRLRVEFPRSGRGSRGGFGGIGGAPRGRYGPPSRRSEYRVIVSGLPQSGSWQDLKDHMREAGDVCYADVFRDGTGVVEFVRKEDMTYAVRKLDNTKFRSHEGETAYIRVKLDGPRSPSYGRSRSHSRGSRSRSRGSRSASRSRSDSRGRGRGSPRYSPRHSRSRSRS; this comes from the exons ATGGCGGGGGTCGTGCGAGGCCCGGCCGGGAACAACGACTGTCGGATCTACGTGGGGAACCTGCCCCCCGACATCCGCACCAAGGACGTGGAGGACGTGTTCTACAAGTACGGCACCATCCGGGACATCGACCTGAAGAACCGGAGGGGGGGCCCGCCGTTCGCCTTCATCGAGTTCGAGGACCCGAG GGACGCAGATGACGCGGTCTACGGACGCGATGGTTACGACTACGACGGCTACAGACTGCGGGTGGAGTTCCCCCGGAGCGGCCGGGGGTCCCGAGGCGGGTTCGGAGGGATCGGAGGGGCTCCGAGGGGCCGGTACGGACCCCCGTCCAGACGCTCCGAGTACAGGGTCATCGTGTCAG GACTCCCACAGAGCGGCAGCTGGCAGGACCTGAAGGACCACATGCGCGAGGCTGGTGACGTGTGCTACGCCGATGTTTTCAGAGACGGAACCGGGGTTGTAGAGTTTGTGCGCAAAGAGGACATGACCTATGCCGTTCGAAAACTGGACAACACCAAATTCCGCTCGCACGAG GGAGAGACTGCTTACATTCGTGTGAAATTAGACGGTCCCCGCAGCCCCAGTTACGGACGATCCCGCTCCCACAGCCGTGGCAGCCGGAGCAGGAGCCGTGGCAGCCGCAGCGCCAGCCGCAGCCGCAGCGACTCCCGAGGCCGCGGCAGAGGATCGCCCCGCTACTCGCCTCGTCACAGCCGCTCTCGCTCCCGCTCCTAA
- the dynll2a gene encoding dynein, light chain, LC8-type 2a — translation MTDRKAVIKNADMSEDMQQDAVDCATQAMEKYNIEKDIAAYIKKEFDKKYNPTWHCIVGRNFGSYVTHETKHFIYFYLGQVAILLFKSG, via the exons atgACTGACAGGAAAGCTGTGATCAAGAACGCGGACATGTCGGAGGACATGCAGCAGGACGCGGTGGACTGTGCCACGCAGGCCATGGAGAAGTACAACATCGAGAAGGACATCGCAGCCTACATCAAaaag GAGTTTGACAAGAAGTACAACCCCACCTGGCACTGCATCGTCGGGAGGAACTTCGGCAGCTACGTCACCCACGAGACGAAGCATTTCATTTACTTCTACTTGGGCCAAGTGGCCATCCTGCTCTTCAAGTCTGGCTGA